In Hydractinia symbiolongicarpus strain clone_291-10 chromosome 4, HSymV2.1, whole genome shotgun sequence, the following proteins share a genomic window:
- the LOC130641425 gene encoding uncharacterized protein LOC130641425, translated as MRNMIFFYVTCFAILSWIASNTTALSCNPCLKLLSNGTLENIAKCRPAGECKGGLSKSVCGCCDVCAKVENEKCGGIFMIKGRCDKNLECKPVKETEKKNPFFNGICVPMLKPTLAATPSVNLKPHVVPTLLHIQKPDVPKHKKDLLQEERKILRKIINFKENPSLQKEAELFKHGIPRNHIDDAVVVDPADNVYY; from the exons ATGAGGAATATGATATTTTTCTACGTGACCTGCTTTGCCATCCTGAGCTGGATTGCTTCAAACACCACTGCGCTCAGCTGTAATCCCTGTTTAAAACTGTTATCAAATGGAACTTTGGAAAACATAGCAAAGTGCAGACCAGCAGGAGAATGCAAAG GAGGACTTTCAAAATCCGTATGTGGTTGTTGTGATGTATGCGCAAAAGTTGAAAACGAGAAATGCGGAGGTATCTTTATGATTAAAGGAAGATGTGATAAAAATCTGGAATGCAAACCGGTAAAAGAAACCGAAAAGAAAAATCCGTTCTTCAATGGAATATGTG TACCAATGTTAAAGCCTACGCTAGCAGCAACGCCGTCTGTAAACCTAAAACCACATGTTGTTCCTACCCTTCTGCATATACAGAAACCAGATGTTCCAAAACATAAGAAAGATCTGCttcaagaagaaagaaaaatattacgaaAAATCATCAACTTCAAAGAAAACCCTTCGCTCCAAAAAGAGGCTGAACTTTTCAAACATGGTATTCCAAGGAACCACATCGATGATGCTGTTGTGGTTGATCCCGCTGACAATGTGTACTATTAG
- the LOC130641422 gene encoding serine/threonine-protein kinase mos-like isoform X1 — MTINWKVVQEDFSFTDFEILSTLGSGGFGTCYEAKYKTTHVCVKKLDRTSKKKAATQSFQAETKEEFFNFSHPNIVKLLAASPANLLSTDAVVADLVMVFEFIEGRNLQSLLDDHEEDIGASEMLRFGHEIASALDYVNGFHIAHLDLKPANVMVTPDGLCKLADFGCSQYIEEDPVTPTRSCLTGTFAYRAPELLRGGSPSAKCDVYALGICLWQFWSREFPFSGMQQHAVIFRVVKSNLRPEFNKDKPIDPSYKDLTTRCWSADPCARPSLQEVMETLTFMKDPTDLHR, encoded by the exons ATGACAATAAATTGGAAAGTTGTTCAAGAAGATTTTTCTTTTACCGATTTCGAAATTTTAAGTACCCTAGGTTCAGGTGGCTTTGGGACGTGTTACGAAGCAAAATACAAAACCACTCACGTCTGCGTGAAAAAACTTGACCGTACATCCAAGAAGAAGGCCGCTACACAGAGTTTCCAAGCTGAAACCAAAGAAGAATTCTTTAACTTTAGCCATCCTAACATTGTAAAGCTTCTAGCAGCATCTCCAGCAAATTTATTGAGCACAGATGCTGTAGTCGCTGATCTTGTTATGGTGTTTGAATTTATTGAAGGAAGAAATTTGCAGTCACTATTAGACGATCACGAAGAAGACATTGGTGCATCAGAGATGTTAAGATTTGGACATGAAATTGCGTCAGCCCTGGATTACGTGAATGGCTTTCATATAGCTCACTTAGACTTGAAACCAGCGAATGTTATGGTCACTCCTGATGGGCTGTGCAAACTTGCTGACTTTGGGTGCTCGCAATACATAGAAGAAGATCCAGTTACTCCCACCAGGTCCTGTTTAACTGGGACATTTGCGTATAGGGCTCCTGAACTTTTGAGAGGTGGGTCGCCGTCTGCAAAATGTGATGTGTATGCCTTGG gAATTTGTTTATGGCAATTTTGGAGTCGCGAATTTCCATTCTCTGGTATGCAACAACACGCTGTTATCTTTCGAGTCGTCAAATCCAACTTAAGACCAGAATTTAACAAGGATAAACCGATTGATCCTTCGTATAAAGATTTGACCACTCGTTGCTGGTCAGCTGATCCATGTGCACGTCCAAGTCTTCAAGAAGTGATGGAAACTTTGACCTTTATGAAGGATCCAACAG ATTTACACAgatga
- the LOC130641422 gene encoding serine/threonine-protein kinase mos-like isoform X2 — translation MTINWKVVQEDFSFTDFEILSTLGSGGFGTCYEAKYKTTHVCVKKLDRTSKKKAATQSFQAETKEEFFNFSHPNIVKLLAASPANLLSTDAVVADLVMVFEFIEGRNLQSLLDDHEEDIGASEMLRFGHEIASALDYVNGFHIAHLDLKPANVMVTPDGLCKLADFGCSQYIEEDPVTPTRSCLTGTFAYRAPELLRGICLWQFWSREFPFSGMQQHAVIFRVVKSNLRPEFNKDKPIDPSYKDLTTRCWSADPCARPSLQEVMETLTFMKDPTDLHR, via the exons ATGACAATAAATTGGAAAGTTGTTCAAGAAGATTTTTCTTTTACCGATTTCGAAATTTTAAGTACCCTAGGTTCAGGTGGCTTTGGGACGTGTTACGAAGCAAAATACAAAACCACTCACGTCTGCGTGAAAAAACTTGACCGTACATCCAAGAAGAAGGCCGCTACACAGAGTTTCCAAGCTGAAACCAAAGAAGAATTCTTTAACTTTAGCCATCCTAACATTGTAAAGCTTCTAGCAGCATCTCCAGCAAATTTATTGAGCACAGATGCTGTAGTCGCTGATCTTGTTATGGTGTTTGAATTTATTGAAGGAAGAAATTTGCAGTCACTATTAGACGATCACGAAGAAGACATTGGTGCATCAGAGATGTTAAGATTTGGACATGAAATTGCGTCAGCCCTGGATTACGTGAATGGCTTTCATATAGCTCACTTAGACTTGAAACCAGCGAATGTTATGGTCACTCCTGATGGGCTGTGCAAACTTGCTGACTTTGGGTGCTCGCAATACATAGAAGAAGATCCAGTTACTCCCACCAGGTCCTGTTTAACTGGGACATTTGCGTATAGGGCTCCTGAACTTTTGAGAG gAATTTGTTTATGGCAATTTTGGAGTCGCGAATTTCCATTCTCTGGTATGCAACAACACGCTGTTATCTTTCGAGTCGTCAAATCCAACTTAAGACCAGAATTTAACAAGGATAAACCGATTGATCCTTCGTATAAAGATTTGACCACTCGTTGCTGGTCAGCTGATCCATGTGCACGTCCAAGTCTTCAAGAAGTGATGGAAACTTTGACCTTTATGAAGGATCCAACAG ATTTACACAgatga
- the LOC130641421 gene encoding 26S proteasome regulatory subunit 7, which yields MPDYLGADQRKVRKDEEKEDKPIQALDEGDIAVLKTYGAGSYSKSIKTVEEDIKKITKRVDELAGIKESDTGLAPPAMWDLAADKQTLHSEQPLQVARCTKIINADSDDPKYIINVKQFAKFVVDLGDQVAPTDIEEGMRVGVDRNKYQIHIPLPPKIDPTVTMMQVEEKPDVTYSDVGGCKEQIDKLREVVETPLLHPERFVNLGIDPPKGVLLFGPPGTGKTLCARAVANRTDACFIRVIGSELVQKYVGEGARMVRELFEMARSKKACIIFFDEIDAVGGARFDDGAGGDNEVQRTMLELINQLDGFDPRGNIKVLMATNRPDTLDPALTRPGRLDRKIEFSLPELEGRSHIFKIHARSMSVERDIRYELLARLCPNSTGAEIRSVCTEAGMYAIRERRKVATEKDFLDAIQKVIKAYAKFSATPKYMTYN from the exons ATGCCAGATTATTTAGGAGCAGACCAAAGAAAAGTACGAAAAGATGAGGAGAAAGAAGATAAACCAATTCAAG CATTAGACGAAGGTGACATAGCTGTTTTAAAGACATAT GGTGCTGGTTCGTACAGCAAGTCAATTAAAACTGTAGAAGAGGATatcaaaaaaatcacaaaacgaGTAGACGAGCTGGCAG GTATTAAAGAATCAGATACCGGACTTGCTCCGCCTGCGATGTGGGATTTAGCTGCTGATAAACAAACATTACATTCGGAACAGCCATTGCAG GTTGCTCGTTGTACGAAAATAATAAATGCAGATTCTGATGACcccaaatatataataaatgttAAACAGTTTGCGAAATTTGTCGTCGACCTTGGTGATCAAGTAGCTCCTACTGATATTGAGGAAGGGATGAGAGTTGGTGTAGACAGAAACAAGTATCAGATTCATATTCCATTACCACCCAAGATTGATCCCACCGTCACCATGATGCAG GTTGAAGAAAAACCAGATGTCACATATTCCGATGTTGGTGGCTGTAAAGAACAGATCGACAAATTACGCGAAGTTGTCGAAACTCCACTGCTACAT ccTGAACGTTTCGTAAATCTTGGTATCGACCCACCCAAAGGTGTTCTTTTATTTGGTCCACCTGGAACTGGCAAAACATTATGTGCACGTGCTGTGGCGAATCGAACGGATGCATGTTTTATTCGGGTGATTGGATCAGAACTTGTACAGAAATATGTTGGAGAG GGCGCCAGGATGGTTCGAGAATTGTTCGAAATGGCACGTAGCAAAAAAGCTTGTATTATATTTTTCGACGAAATCGACGCCGTTGGAG GTGCTCGATTTGATGATGGTGCTGGTGGTGACAATGAAGTACAGAGAACGATGTTGGAGTTAATTAATCAGCTAGATGGTTTCGACCCCAGGGGAAACATTAAAGTTCTCATGGCCACAAATAG ACCTGATACTCTCGACCCTGCATTAACACGGCCTGGAAGACTTGATAGAAAAATTGAATTCTCTCTACCTGAACTTGAG GGTCGTTCACATATATTTAAAATTCACGCTCGTTCAATGAGTGTCGAACGAGATATTCGTTACGAATTACTAGCTCGCTTATGTCCTAACAGTACAG GTGCTGAGATTCGAAGTGTCTGTACTGAAGCTGGTATGTACGCTATAAGAGAAAGGAGAAAA GTTGCAACAGAAAAAGATTTCTTAGACGCGATACAAAAAGTAATCAAAGCGTACGCGAAATTTAGTGCAACGCCGAAATACATGACTTACAATTAA